From Demequina lutea, a single genomic window includes:
- a CDS encoding Dabb family protein, with product MNTPGSIVHVVMTQWRADAPSEAFAEIKAIIGRFQAEIPGIVSVVEGASVSTEGLESGFEWALVVTFESKAARDGYLDHPTHLPVAALIGKWAERVVVFDLSA from the coding sequence ATGAACACTCCCGGCAGCATCGTCCACGTCGTCATGACCCAATGGCGCGCCGATGCGCCCAGCGAAGCCTTCGCCGAGATCAAGGCGATCATCGGGCGCTTCCAAGCCGAGATCCCTGGCATCGTGAGCGTGGTCGAGGGTGCGAGCGTCAGCACGGAGGGGCTCGAGTCCGGGTTCGAGTGGGCCCTGGTGGTGACCTTCGAGAGCAAGGCCGCGCGCGACGGCTACCTGGATCACCCGACGCACCTGCCGGTGGCCGCGCTGATCGGGAAGTGGGCCGAACGCGTGGTGGTCTTCGACCTGAGCGCGTAG
- a CDS encoding MFS transporter, producing MSAPAPTRTPEPASARTQARANRAARDTARPHYKWIVLSNTTIGTLMATINVSILLIALPDIFRGVGINPLTPSNTGLLLWLIMGYTVVTAVLVVGLGRLGDMYGRVKMYNAGFAIFTFFSIALSITWMHGTTAVVWMILMRVLQGVGGAMLMANSGAIITDAFPVNQRGLALGLNQVAAIAGSFLGLVIGGLLAPIEWHLVFLVSVPVGLFGTVWAYLRLHDIGKRRHARMDWWGNATFAVGLIAVLVGITYGIQPYGTHTMGWTNPSVVAALVGGAAVLVAFTIVETKVEDPMFHLDLFRIRAFTAGNVASLLSSLGRGGLMFILIIWLQGIWLPLHGFSFESTPLWAGIYMLPLTVGFLVAGPLSGWLSDRFGARAFATVGMVVAAASFVWLLALPVDFVYWQFGAALLVNGLGMGLFAAPNWAGIMNSLPPHQRGAGAGMSATFQNSAMVLSIGIFFSLMIVGLSTSLPGTLSSGLIAQGVPAAAAAQVASLPPVGVLFSSLLGYNPIATLVGPSVLGHLPAANAQFLTGKAFFPDLISGPFHHGLGVAFAFAIAACLLAAVASAMRGTRYVHAESDDEGARA from the coding sequence ATGTCTGCCCCAGCCCCCACACGCACGCCCGAGCCCGCCTCCGCGCGCACCCAAGCCCGCGCCAATCGAGCCGCCAGGGACACCGCGCGTCCTCACTACAAGTGGATCGTGCTGTCGAACACGACCATCGGCACGCTCATGGCGACCATCAACGTGTCGATCCTGCTCATCGCCCTGCCCGACATCTTCAGGGGAGTGGGCATCAACCCCCTCACGCCGTCCAACACCGGGCTGCTGCTCTGGCTGATCATGGGCTACACGGTGGTCACGGCGGTGCTCGTCGTGGGCCTTGGGCGGCTCGGGGACATGTACGGCAGAGTCAAGATGTACAACGCGGGGTTCGCCATCTTCACGTTCTTTTCGATCGCGCTCTCGATCACGTGGATGCACGGGACCACCGCCGTCGTATGGATGATCCTGATGCGGGTGCTGCAGGGTGTCGGTGGGGCGATGCTCATGGCGAACTCCGGCGCCATCATCACCGATGCGTTCCCCGTCAACCAACGCGGCCTCGCGCTCGGTCTCAACCAGGTGGCGGCCATCGCCGGTTCGTTCCTCGGTCTCGTCATAGGCGGCCTCCTCGCGCCCATCGAGTGGCACCTCGTGTTCCTCGTTTCCGTGCCCGTCGGCCTCTTCGGAACCGTCTGGGCCTATCTGCGCCTCCACGACATCGGCAAGCGGCGGCACGCGCGGATGGACTGGTGGGGCAACGCGACCTTCGCCGTCGGGCTCATCGCGGTGCTCGTCGGCATCACCTACGGAATTCAGCCCTACGGGACCCACACCATGGGCTGGACCAACCCCAGCGTCGTCGCCGCGCTCGTGGGTGGCGCCGCCGTGCTCGTCGCCTTCACCATCGTCGAAACCAAGGTCGAAGATCCGATGTTTCACCTCGACCTATTCCGGATTCGCGCCTTCACCGCGGGCAACGTCGCGAGTCTGCTGAGTTCGCTCGGGCGTGGCGGGCTGATGTTCATCCTGATCATCTGGCTCCAGGGCATCTGGCTGCCGCTCCACGGCTTCTCCTTCGAGTCGACGCCCCTGTGGGCGGGCATCTACATGCTTCCGCTGACGGTCGGGTTCCTGGTCGCGGGACCGCTCTCGGGGTGGCTCTCCGACCGCTTCGGGGCACGGGCCTTCGCCACCGTTGGCATGGTGGTCGCCGCCGCGAGCTTCGTGTGGCTCCTCGCACTCCCTGTCGACTTTGTGTATTGGCAATTCGGGGCCGCGCTGCTGGTCAACGGGCTCGGAATGGGCCTGTTCGCCGCCCCCAACTGGGCCGGAATCATGAACAGCCTGCCGCCACATCAGCGGGGCGCGGGAGCGGGAATGAGCGCCACCTTCCAGAACTCGGCGATGGTGCTGTCCATCGGCATCTTCTTCTCGCTCATGATCGTCGGGCTCTCGACGTCGCTGCCAGGCACCCTGTCGAGCGGGCTCATCGCCCAGGGAGTCCCCGCCGCCGCCGCGGCCCAGGTCGCGTCGCTTCCCCCCGTCGGCGTGCTGTTCTCGTCGCTCCTTGGCTACAACCCCATCGCGACCCTGGTTGGCCCAAGCGTCCTCGGGCATCTGCCCGCCGCCAACGCCCAGTTCCTCACCGGCAAGGCGTTCTTCCCTGATCTCATCTCCGGGCCGTTCCACCACGGGTTGGGAGTGGCCTTCGCGTTCGCCATCGCGGCATGCTTGCTGGCCGCCGTCGCGTCCGCTATGCGGGGGACCCGGTACGTCCACGCCGAGTCGGACGATGAAGGGGCAAGGGCATGA
- a CDS encoding restriction endonuclease, with amino-acid sequence MDEYSIGSPRDAAARRLGQDAARSFIRNPVEGYTMEAFVVGDVTGEIVRLTRTWEQVQQGEIKIWRRRHFPGPIALALIGIVTAIASTPRQGGGSSTGPLIGLLGLAAGVVWLIVNAFRAGAMLSRAQQAREVETGRLLQVARTAATATDLEPGPVDPDDARAPVVDAAVVGAAAVEEEPAPRRTVEEEEAARENAREQRRAVGSPPPPGQPFGVSQGGAEYLVATWMRHLGESDAGTSHEAGVGLVAAASARCVAQVKNDAAPVGVEDVQGLVAAAVDGRRPLFFTAGTYAEDAEALADQAHVALFIYDAVAGTLDGANGLGRTAMLDGLG; translated from the coding sequence ATGGACGAGTACTCGATCGGAAGCCCTCGAGACGCGGCGGCTCGAAGGTTGGGCCAAGATGCCGCCCGGTCGTTCATTCGCAACCCCGTCGAGGGCTACACGATGGAGGCGTTCGTCGTCGGAGACGTGACGGGCGAAATCGTGCGCCTCACCCGGACGTGGGAGCAAGTACAGCAGGGCGAGATCAAGATCTGGCGTCGGCGCCATTTCCCGGGTCCCATCGCACTGGCCTTGATCGGCATCGTGACCGCCATCGCCTCCACCCCACGCCAAGGCGGCGGCTCGTCGACCGGCCCATTGATTGGCCTCCTCGGTCTGGCCGCCGGAGTCGTCTGGCTGATCGTCAACGCCTTTCGAGCAGGCGCAATGCTGTCTCGCGCGCAGCAAGCCCGAGAGGTCGAGACCGGACGGCTCCTGCAGGTTGCGAGAACTGCCGCAACTGCCACGGACCTCGAACCTGGGCCCGTTGACCCGGACGATGCCAGAGCCCCGGTGGTTGATGCGGCCGTCGTGGGAGCCGCCGCCGTTGAGGAAGAACCGGCACCCCGGCGAACCGTTGAGGAGGAAGAAGCCGCTCGCGAGAACGCACGTGAGCAGCGTCGCGCGGTGGGTTCTCCCCCGCCGCCTGGCCAGCCATTCGGGGTATCGCAGGGGGGCGCCGAGTACCTAGTAGCGACCTGGATGCGGCATCTCGGGGAGTCCGACGCGGGAACGTCGCACGAGGCCGGGGTCGGACTCGTCGCCGCGGCAAGTGCGCGGTGCGTCGCCCAGGTCAAGAACGACGCGGCGCCCGTCGGTGTCGAGGACGTGCAAGGGCTCGTGGCCGCCGCCGTTGACGGGCGTCGTCCGCTGTTCTTCACCGCCGGCACCTACGCGGAGGACGCCGAGGCCCTCGCGGACCAAGCACACGTGGCCCTCTTCATCTACGACGCCGTTGCGGGCACGCTTGACGGCGCGAACGGGCTTGGAAGAACGGCCATGCTGGACGGCCTCGGGTAG
- a CDS encoding peptide chain release factor 3, giving the protein MSAPVLSAATVTAEARRRRSIAVISHPDAGKSTLTEALALHAHAIDRAGAVHGKGGRSGTVSDWLEIERTRGISITSAALQFEYGDHMINLLDTPGHADFSEDTYRVLTAVDAAIMLLDASKGLEPQTLKLFDVCRRRGVPVITFVNKWDRPGKAVLELCDELEQRIGLRPTPLSWPIGEAGRFVGLLDRADASVRTYRKTPGGANLAEETYFEAADAARELGEDYATAYDEAHLLEPVDRESFLAGKTTPMLFGAALANIGVKQLLDTVLELAPAPRAQPTDDGGANAEPGADADAGTEPVARAVDTPFSGFVFKIQAGMDRNHRDHLAYVRVCSGRFERGMIVTHERTGRPFATKYAQSVFGRDRETIEEAFPGDVVGLVNASNLTVGDTLFDPDGPSVRFPAMPAFAPEHFAVASVRDPGRSKQFRKAITQLEQEGVVQVLISESRGDANPIFGAVGPLQFEVAQFRMEHEFGAPMRLDTLGFSVARMVTSEDLAEVRSSTGIEVVRRPDGAWLALFRDIWHVRGFERSHQKVQLIPLDASEG; this is encoded by the coding sequence ATGAGCGCCCCCGTGCTCAGCGCCGCGACCGTGACCGCGGAGGCACGGCGTCGGCGCTCCATCGCCGTCATCTCTCACCCCGACGCCGGAAAGTCGACCCTGACCGAGGCGCTCGCCCTCCACGCCCACGCGATCGATCGCGCAGGAGCCGTGCACGGCAAGGGCGGACGCTCGGGCACGGTGTCCGACTGGCTGGAGATCGAACGCACCCGCGGCATTTCGATCACCTCGGCCGCGCTGCAGTTCGAATACGGCGACCACATGATCAACCTGCTCGACACCCCCGGCCACGCCGACTTCTCCGAGGACACGTACCGCGTGCTCACCGCCGTGGATGCCGCGATCATGCTGCTGGACGCATCAAAGGGCCTCGAGCCGCAGACCCTCAAGCTCTTCGACGTCTGCCGTAGGCGCGGCGTGCCCGTCATCACCTTCGTCAACAAGTGGGACCGCCCAGGCAAGGCCGTGCTGGAGCTGTGCGACGAGCTCGAGCAGCGCATCGGCCTGCGACCCACCCCGCTGAGCTGGCCCATCGGCGAGGCGGGCCGCTTCGTCGGGCTGCTGGACAGGGCCGACGCAAGCGTGCGCACGTATCGCAAGACACCAGGCGGCGCGAACCTGGCCGAGGAGACGTACTTCGAAGCGGCCGATGCCGCGCGCGAGTTGGGCGAGGACTACGCGACCGCCTACGACGAGGCCCACCTGCTCGAGCCCGTCGACCGCGAGTCCTTCCTGGCAGGCAAGACCACGCCGATGCTCTTTGGCGCAGCTCTCGCCAACATCGGGGTCAAACAATTGCTCGACACTGTGCTCGAGCTCGCGCCTGCGCCGCGCGCCCAGCCGACCGACGATGGCGGCGCCAATGCCGAGCCTGGTGCCGACGCCGACGCTGGCACCGAGCCAGTCGCCCGCGCGGTCGACACCCCCTTCAGCGGCTTCGTATTCAAGATCCAGGCCGGCATGGACCGCAACCATCGCGACCACCTCGCGTACGTGCGCGTCTGCTCAGGGCGCTTCGAGCGCGGGATGATCGTCACCCACGAACGCACCGGCAGGCCCTTCGCGACCAAGTACGCGCAGTCGGTGTTCGGCCGCGACAGGGAGACGATCGAAGAGGCCTTCCCCGGCGACGTCGTCGGCCTGGTGAACGCGAGCAACCTGACCGTGGGCGACACTCTCTTCGACCCCGACGGGCCCTCCGTGCGCTTTCCCGCTATGCCCGCCTTCGCGCCCGAGCACTTTGCGGTGGCATCGGTGCGCGACCCCGGCCGGTCCAAGCAATTCAGGAAGGCGATCACGCAGCTCGAGCAAGAGGGCGTTGTTCAGGTGCTCATCTCCGAGTCCCGAGGTGACGCCAACCCCATCTTCGGCGCCGTCGGCCCGCTCCAGTTTGAGGTCGCCCAGTTCCGGATGGAACACGAGTTTGGGGCGCCGATGCGCCTCGATACCCTGGGGTTCTCGGTCGCGCGGATGGTCACGTCGGAGGATCTCGCGGAGGTGCGTTCGTCCACGGGCATCGAGGTGGTTCGCAGGCCCGATGGCGCCTGGCTCGCGCTGTTCCGCGACATCTGGCACGTGCGGGGCTTCGAGCGGTCGCACCAGAAGGTTCAGCTGATCCCGCTCGACGCGAGCGAGGGCTGA
- a CDS encoding AMIN-like domain-containing (lipo)protein, translating into MRRSQLARVLAVAAVSAMFTAGCTGVNPKPSATATATPVVTSTPTVSSPSATTQTATPSAAPDSPSTAAPLPADEPANAPPFPADTAPDTSAASAGAFLSPVNLRFGVHDGYDRVVLDLEGTGQPGWVSQYVDVPRAEGSGSVVDLAGTACLQTTVKGVTYPTEVGAKTYVGPQRFSPASAGVVKEVVYGAVFEGQAEVYIGLSSKQPFRVFLLENPTRIVIDIYHP; encoded by the coding sequence ATGCGCCGATCTCAACTGGCCCGAGTTCTCGCGGTGGCGGCGGTCAGCGCCATGTTCACGGCCGGGTGCACCGGGGTCAATCCAAAGCCGAGTGCCACCGCCACGGCAACCCCCGTCGTCACGTCCACGCCGACGGTTTCCTCGCCCTCCGCGACGACGCAGACCGCGACGCCGTCGGCCGCTCCCGACAGCCCTTCCACCGCGGCCCCCCTGCCAGCGGACGAACCGGCCAACGCGCCCCCCTTCCCTGCGGACACAGCGCCCGACACCTCGGCGGCCAGCGCGGGTGCGTTCCTCAGCCCCGTCAACCTGCGTTTTGGGGTTCACGACGGCTACGACCGCGTCGTGCTCGACCTCGAAGGGACGGGCCAGCCAGGGTGGGTCAGCCAGTACGTCGACGTTCCCAGGGCGGAGGGTTCCGGCTCCGTCGTCGATCTTGCAGGTACGGCGTGCCTGCAGACGACCGTCAAGGGCGTGACCTACCCGACCGAGGTCGGGGCCAAGACGTACGTCGGCCCGCAGCGCTTCAGTCCCGCATCGGCGGGCGTCGTCAAGGAGGTCGTCTACGGCGCGGTCTTCGAGGGTCAGGCGGAGGTCTACATCGGTCTGTCCTCGAAGCAGCCCTTCCGCGTGTTTCTCCTCGAGAATCCCACCCGTATCGTGATCGATATCTACCACCCATAG